A genomic window from Macaca thibetana thibetana isolate TM-01 chromosome 16, ASM2454274v1, whole genome shotgun sequence includes:
- the POLDIP2 gene encoding polymerase delta-interacting protein 2 yields MATCVARRALAVGSRWWSRSLTGARWPRPLCAAAGAGAFSPAATTTTRRHLSSRNRPEGKVLETVGVFEVPKQNGKYETGQLFLHSIFGYRGVVLFPWQARLYDRDVASAAPEKAENPAGHGSKEVKGKTHTYYQVLIDARDCPHISQRSQTEAVTFLANHDDSRALYAIPGLDYVSHEDILPYTSTDQVPIQHELFERFLLYDQTKAPPFVARETLRAWQEKNHPWLELSDVHRETTENIRVTVIPFYMGMREAQNSHVYWWRYCIRLENLDSDVVQLRERHWRIFSLSGTLETVRGRGVVGREPVLSKEQPAFQYSSHVSLQASSGHMWGTFRFERPDGSHFDVRIPPFSLESNKDEKTPPSGLHW; encoded by the exons ATGGCAACCTGTGTAGCCCGGCGGGCCCTGGCCGTGGGAAGCCGCTGGTGGTCCCGGTCGCTGACTGGGGCCCGGTGGCCGAGGCCGCTCTGTGCGGCGGCTGGAGCTGGGGCCTTCTCGCCAGCGGCGACCACGACGACGCGGAGGCACCTCTCGTCCCG AAATCGACCAGAGGGCAAAGTGTTGGAGACAGTTGGTGTGTTTGAGGTGCcaaaacagaatggaaaatatGAGACCGGGCAG CTTTTCCTTCATAGCATTTTTGGCTACCGAGGTGTTGTCCTGTTTCCCTGGCAGGCCAGACTGTATGACCGGGATGTGGCTTCTGCAGCTCCAGAAAA AGCAGAGAACCCTGCTGGCCATGGCtccaaggaggtgaaaggcaaAACTCACACTTACTATCAGGTGCTGATTGATGCCCGTGACTGCCCACATATA TCTCAGAGATCTCAGACAGAAGCTGTGACCTTCTTGGCTAACCATGATGACAGCCGGGCCCTCTATGCCATCCCAG GCTTGGACTATGTCAGCCATGAAGACATCCTCCCCTACACCTCCACTGATCAGGTTCCCATCCAACATGAACTCTTTGAAAGATTTCTTCTGTATGACCAGACAAAAG CACCTCCTTTTGTGGCTCGGGAGACACTAAGGGCCTGGCAAGAGAAGAATCATCCCTGGCTGGAGCTCTCTGATGTTCATCGGGAAACAACTGAGAACATACGTGTCACTGTCATCCCCTTCTACATGGGCATGAGG gaagcccagaattcccacgtgtacTGG TGGCGCTATTGTATCCGTTTGGAGAACCTTGACAGTGACGTGGTACAGCTCCGGGAGCGGCACTGGAGGATATTCAGTCTCTCCGGCACCTTGGAGACAGTGCGAGGCCGAGGGGTAGTGGGCAGG GAACCTGTGTTATCCAAGGAGCAGCCCGCGTTCCAGTATAGCAGCCACGTCTCGCTGCAGGCTTCCAGTGGGCACATGTG GGGTACATTCCGCTTTGAAAGACCTGATGGCTCCCACTTTGATGTTCGgatccctcccttctccctggaAAGCAATAAAGATGAGAAGACACCACCCTCAGGCCTTCACTGGTAA
- the TMEM199 gene encoding transmembrane protein 199, with amino-acid sequence MASSLLAGERLVRALGPGGELEPEQLPRKLRAELEAALGKKHTGGDSSSGPQRLVSFRLIRDLHHHLRERDSKLYLHELLEGSEIYLPEVVKPPRNPELVARLEKIKIQLANEEYKRITRNVTCQDSRYGGTLSDLGKQVRSLKALVITIFNFIVTVVAAFVCTYLGSQYIFTEMASRVLAALIVASVVGLAELYVMVRAMEGELGEL; translated from the exons ATGGCGTCCTCTTTGCTTGCGGGCGAGCGATTGGTGCGTGCTTTGGGCCCCGGCGGGGAGCTGGAGCCAGAGCAGCTACCCCGAAAGCTGCGAGCCGAGCTTGAGGCCGCGCTGGGAAAGAAGCACACGGGCGGTGATAGCTCCAGTGGCCCCCAACGCTTGGTTTCTTTCCGTCTCATCCGGGATCTGCACCATCACCTAAGAGAAAGAG ATTCCAAACTATACCTCCATGAGCTCCTAGAAGGCAGTGAAATCTATCTCCCAGAGGTTGTGAAGCCTCCACGG AACCCAGAACTAGTTGCCCGGCTGGAGAAGATTAAGATACAGCTGGCCAATGAGGAATATAAGCGGATCACCCGCAACGTCACTTGTCAG GATTCAAGGTATGGTGGGACTCTGAGCGACCTGGGAAAGCAAG TGAGATCATTGAAGGCTCTAGTCATCACCATCTTCAATTTCATTGTCACGGTGGTAGCTGCCTTCGTCTGCACTTACCTTGGAAGCCAGTATATCTTCACAGAAATGGCCTCG CGGGTGCTAGCTGCATTGATCGTCGCCTCAGTGGTGGGTCTGGCTGAGCTGTATGTCATGGTGCGGGCAATGGAAGGCGAGCTGGGAGAACTGTAA